In Oryza sativa Japonica Group chromosome 1, ASM3414082v1, the genomic stretch TTGTTCCAAACTATATTATGGTAAGGGCGTAAGGCTTTCTAGCTGGCAGATTGATGGTTAATAGAAGTagaaaattatactccctccatcgatAAATACGTACGTGTTACCTTGAGATCTATGCAGTTAATCATTCATGACCACTGAACTGTGAGGTTATAGAAATGGATCATGTGAAATTAGTGTCATTGGATTTGCATTCCCCAGTAAAATtatgatatatttttgtttctaatatactttgataaaaaaaagaattgtacTCAACTCTTGCATCGAGACTAGTGAGTCAAAAACTATTTGTGTTTGTGGATCAATGGGGTATAACTAGGAGCACTtcaagagagggagggagggagtttTACCAACACTGGCAACTTGAATGCCATTGCTTCAATCGTTATCCTTCCAAAGCATTCTCCACGGGCCTAAGTACGAAAAGAACAGCAAAAACAAAAGCACATCAGCTTATGGATATTCTAGCTTTGAAGAGCTCTACTTATTGATACCTAACATACAGCATTCTCCACGTGCCTAATCAGGAGCAGGGCTCTGTGCCAACAGAACCATTTGCAACTGGCACACCCATAAACCAATCTGGAGCTAAGGCCCTTTCAGCTATTTGCAGACTGACCATACCCTACTTTTACATTGCTTTCAACTATGTGCTCATTGACTTGATCTAGACATTATTATTGTACGGAAACATTCCATAGATAAATTGGAGGCAAATCCAGGAATAACAAATCTATAcaagtatatatgtttttatttggacgaaaacaatattatttttctGTCTTGTTCTTAAAAATTGGAGACTGGTATTGCCTGTTAGCCATAACGGAACATACAAAAGCAAAAATATGCATTATTACTGATCGTTGCGGCATAACAATTAACAAGTAATAAAAAATGGACCAACAGTTCCAGATATTTTACTGATGAATGTGATTGGTACAGGCAGTCCTAGCCACACTGAAACAATACATATAACCATGGTTATGGCCTCATGGGTGAGCGACCGAGCATGAGACCATGTAAAAAATCAAAAGCTAGAGAAAGTAATCAAAATGGTTTGTCAGTATTGCGTAGAGAATAAACACAATTGCTGAACATTCTATGCCAATATACTGAAGCATTCTGCACTATCTATGTAGAAATAACATCTCCTGTCAAGTTACTTAAAAGCATGTTGTGACAATGAAGATAAGTTGGATGCTATTTAGGATTCAGGCTAATAGTTCTGACAGAATAGTCTAGAATAATAGAATTAACTCCATAATACAGTGGTTCAACCTATCGAGTTATCAAGCTTACTGTTcccagatgaaaaaaaaaatagtagttaGTATTACTCTTAAAATCAGATGTGCTTCAAAactctcccaaaaaaaaaagaaaatggcagaaaaATTGTAAATCACATTAAATTCTTGACTTTCTGCTAGCAGCACACTCACTTAACCAACAGTTGATTGATTCCACGCACGCGCACATACGCACACAAAGAATATGAAGAGAAATAACAAACTATGATGCAAAATTGCAAATACACAAAAGGCATACAGTTTGCATCACGAAACACCACTGAACTGGGAAAACAAGAGAAAATGGAAGTGTTATTACAATTATTACTCACCTGAGAGTTCTGAACAAGCACATCAGTTGCAGCCAAATAAGGAGCCACTGCTAATGTCTTGTTTACAAAGTGAACCCGGTCCTGAATCCCATTCTTCACCGCAAAATCACGTAATTGTGTCTCAAACTTGGTCTGAGCATTTATGTCACTTCCCACAACTACAGCATGCATTGTGGGCACTTTTAACTTCTTCTGTTCGATGAGCTGGACACCCTGATAAAACGCTTGAAGAAATAAGTCCTGCCCTTTTCCACGTGAAACACCTGTATTTTAACATCAATCAGAGAAATGAATTGGTATAatcaatatatacatatatagttgGAATAACAACAGGGATAAGAAGCTGCAAATGGCGCATACTGTTTATTATTGCAAACACAAGATCTTCACTCCGTACTCCAAGGAACTCACGGATATGCTCCCGTAGGACTCTTCTTGCAACATTATCTTCAGCAACTTCCATTAACTCCTTACTATTCCCGAGGTGAACAACATAAGTTTGTGGCATCTGTATTCTTTACATGGAAGCAAATCAGAATTATATAACAACGAAGTACAAATTTAGGAAATTTAAAAGCATTGAACAAGCATTTGATCATAGCTATCATGATTCATTTTATAGAGTGAAACCTCATATATAGGCTAATTGAAGAAGAGAAAAGTTGCCAATGAGTTCAGCAGAGAAGCAAAGGGCCAAAGAAGTTTATCATCATCTAGGGCAGTAAATAATATAAAAGCACTAGCAAGTCCAATAAGCAGAAACGGTGACAAATGTTACATGATCCAGCATTTATATTACAAAGAATGTGAATAATTTTGCACATACTTCAAACGGTCATGAGTCCTGGTCTTCCAATATTCAGCCGTTGTATGAGAATCAATCATGGCTCCAGCAACCAGAGGAAGATGTTTGACATATTCAAGCTTAAAGTAATGCCCTCGCATTTCATGGATCCACCACAAAATCTTGGGAAGAACTTGGGGAACATGGTCATTTAGGACAGCATCAAGCCACTTGCCAGCAACAGCAGTGTTCAAGATAACAAGATCAGCCTTTAGGGCAGTATCAATCGCCTCATGTCCCCTAGCAGGTAATACCTATGAAGCAAGCAGTGATAGTGTGAAAATTGACGAGAGCATGGAATGTTTGTTAAGTCTGCCAAAAGAAGGGAAAGTATTTGGACCTGTTTTTCTTTTGTACTCCAACATATTCTATCAAATATTGCGTAGTAATTATTTCAAACGTTTAAGTAATTATCTCAGGAGAAAACAGCCATTTGGAACAAATTTAAGAGGGTAATCATAGTACATGAGACCAAGATAGGACTGCAACGAGTATGTAGAACATCAAAATTAGCAGTACTGACAAATAAACAAGCAAGAGAACTCAAAACTAACACTCCAAGACTACAAGACAATAATAACAGAGTAAATTCATCTGTAGCTATTTATTTATCACCCCATCAATATGGTTTATCAACAATCTTAAGTAGTATATAACTACTATATACTAATCAGTTATAAATTTGCAATGCAAGAAATATTATGGCTTCTGTGCATATAGTAACATGCAGATGAATGATGGGATAAGATTAGACCAGCCACAAGAAATCCTGTTAGTCTTAatgaatgtatatatatatattggtctATATTAGGACTCAACAATGCACATGAGCAAAAGCATGACACAGCATGCTACAAGATGTTGTTTCAAGGATCAAACAGTTAATGCCAATTTATACTGAACTGTTTGATCCTTGAAGTTTCAAGTGTTATATGAAAACTTCCacccttcttttattttcccttACCGTGCAATATTTTATTCCATTGTGCCTTCTTGTGTGACTCAACATAAACAATCAATCTAGTATTCTCTAAAAATTTAAATAGGTTCTAATTCAGAACTAAAACATTACATTGTGGTAATTCAATTTCTTGTTTCCCACAAGATGATTTATTCAACAATTTTGTTTACACTATGATTCATTGAAGAAATTCCATTTTTGCCCATCGAACTTTGCTTTAAAGTCCAATTATCAAActgaacagaaaaaaaagttatttttcATATCTAACTTCCAATCCGAACAAATGATATCCTGGACCATATTTTAAGGTAGTGTTGAATAGCATGGCGGTGGCTTTCACCGAGGTGAACTCCTATTAGATATTCTGCTGACATACGGGTAATTTGCAGAACTAAGTAGCGTAGAACATACCTGCACTCCATGGCTCAACATCTTATGCTCCAAGCTATATGTAACATCATTTGTTTCTTCCGATCTCTGGTTTGTTATCCACACCACTTGCGAACCAACCTGCCGCAGAAGAAATGCCAACTCCATCAGTAACAATGGTCCCCCTGCATCAAAACAAAAGTGTTTCCAGTAACACCAGTAGACAATCAGACATAGTTACAGATGTCACTAACAGCAAACAATTCTATGAGATCTGTGACAATGAGAACTGCGTAGATATGCTAAAACTTCCAAACTAAGTTTCCCGCTTATAAACAACTCAAGCAGAGCGACGCATACGACAATTTTATTTGTGATCTGTGATAATCCGAATTtccagtttttctttttttccttttcagggATCATGAGTTCGTGCTGAGCACTGGGAGTAGAAATTTCACTTTCCTATCAGTCTGTTTGCTACTGGAAATAAAATCCATATAACGATCTTGGAGGCATCGCATTCTCAAAAGGTAACATGAACAAATCGCAAGATTCCTCAACAGAATATACTGAAGCACACTGCTACTCCTTACCGGAGAGGGAGAGCTCGTGGGAGACGAGCAGCATGAGCTTGGACCTCATGAACTCGAGGGGGTTCCCTGCGACGGCGCCGGTGCGGGTGGtcgcgacggccgccgccgacgagcccgAGCCCCTGCGCGCGTCGACGTCACAGGGGTCCAGCATGGCGCCGCAGAGGAGGAAGCCCGCGGTGGATGcgcaggcggcgacggcgaggaggagcaggaggaggaggcgggtcCTGTGGTGGTGGGCCgggcctcggccgccgcccgacgccgccgccgccgacgagggctTCGCCATCGCAGACCGGTGCGGGGCGGGGTTGTATGGATCGAACGGACGGCCTGGATTTCGCAAGCCCATCATTTTAGCGCTTTgtgttattttaatttattttattatttctttaaGTAAGTCTCTTAAAACCTCATTTATTATTATGTCCAAGTTAAGAAAAatacatgtaaaaaaaagttaaaaatatacACAGTACTTTTGGCGTATGACATGTAGTAACCTCGGATATTATAGTTATAAAACTTCATAAAACCACACCAATGATTATTTTATCTTTGATCTATCGTAGTATTGTTTTTTTACAATCACATctcaaatttataaattgtttatTCATATATGCGATATAATAAATGTTACATccatttatttaaatttgatatAAGAGGATGTTAACATTGTgcttttttaaacttttaaaccGTGTCATGTGCTAAATAGTTTTTCTAAATTTACTCGATTCCTTTATCGGAATGGCTAAATGGCTGGCGAATGATTTTTGAGGCCAAAATCATGCAGATTACTAACCTTGGGGTttgctttgagattcgtgctCCGGCGACCTTAGCTCTTCTCTTCCAACTCCGGCGACCCTGACGAAAGCAATGGAATTAGGGTTTAGGGTCCTGGGttggggggaggcggcggcccggcggctggcggtggacacgggcgggcggcgaggcggcggcggcggcgccaaagCCGCGGCCCACGGGGATGGAGGAGGGCTGTGGGCCGGCGTcagcgggggcggcgggggcaaACGGCTAGGAGACGGCGATTAGTGGTTAGGAGGCGGTGGCTAGTGGTGACGGATACGGCGGCGGGAAGCCGTCGGAGACGGGGAAGATGGCGGGGCGGGGGCACTCGCGCCGTCCATTGGGGAAGAGAGGGGGGTAGGGGgtaggggaggaggccggccgggggaggggagaggggggctcgccggcgccgttgacCCCTTCCGGCCAGCCGGCGAGTCCGGGAGACGGcgcgtggggcggcggcggaggcagccgcGTGCgagaggatgcggcggcggcggcctggaagGACGAGGCGAGGGCTAGGGTTAGAAATGccagcacgaatcttaaagcgaTCCAACGGTTTAGAATTCGCATGATTTGTGAGGTGCTTTTCtttattgatatttttattattttctttggtCTATCCGCTTGCCGGTGGACTGGAGtggagtggcggtggcggtggcgcacaCTCGCGGCGGCTCGTGCGCCCCTCCGCctatcgccgccggcggccggccaccCACCCTCGAACGCCGCGGTGACGCCGGTGAGTTCTCGCTGCCCTATCCCCTAAACCAGATTTTCCGAGCGGTGCCATGAGAGTCCGTCGAGTTCGCCTGAGCCATTCAACTCCGCCGTGAGGGTGGGGGTCTCCGACGTGCCCGTCGGCGCGATTccgggaagccgccgccgccgtcgtcctgccACTGGGGCTGCCTCAATCAGGTGCTCTGTTTGCAGCGCCATCCACGAGACGGGTTTATCCCATTAGCCCACTACCTTTCCCTACATTTCTCTCTTCTTCGCCGCAGCTCGATTTGCACAAGTTCGGTTTCATGATTTTTCTTTCAACACCAAAGCGAATAGCATTACATCAGAATCTGTGCATGTTCATGCGCAGTTTCATTCTTTGGACGATGAATCACCGTACATTGAAAGTATATTTAAGTTTATAACTGGGAATTGTTGTTTGAAACTGAATAGGGATGTTGGCAGGCTGGGAAACATTGGCTTCCTGTCCTGCGAGTGTCATTCATTCGTTGATCAAAGGTACTATTATGCATCTTATGCTTTTGAAAGAACTATGTAAGTGTCTACTTTACTTTTGAAATTTATGGACTGTTTTGTGCGGTCTACCTTGCCTCCAAACTAGGCTTTCCTGTTAGAAGTCTGAAGCCAACTTCCAAAATGAAATGGGTGTGGGGAAATTGAAAGGTTCTTGGTGTGTAGAAAGCCTAGTGCAATGTGAGGTTAAGTTCTGCTGAAGACAAAAATCCAATTGACTGAAGAAACATGTAACTGGAAGTATTTCTTGAAGTATACATTGCATATTAGTGTTCTGAAAAACTTTATGCAACAGCCATTTCTTGTTTGATAATTCACAAAATTATATGTTTAATACACACCACAAAATTCTAATTTCCACACATACATTTCCTTTCCTACACTTACTTTCATTTTGTTAACACACGTGTTTGTGTTTGTGTCAACTGAAGTCTGACATTAGTTGTTGTTAACCAATGATAGTTATTGGTTGTGGCAGTTCTTTATAATTTTTGTTTCATTCTACAGTGTTATTAGTGGTTACCTTCATGCAGTGGCCAGCCACTGCTATCGTTGTTGTTCCGAATTCAAACTGTTTTACCTTCGACAACAATAGCCGCCTTGTGGACTTTGTATCCTTGTTCCATTTATTGTGATATTCACTTATATATTTGAAAATTGAAACAACATCAAATTCTTTCGAATTGTTGTCTCCTAACCTGCTGCCAGGCAGATCTAATCGGGAAGAACTTTGAATATAATGAAAAGGTGATTACCAGAAATTATCTACAAGATGCTGAATATTCTTCTAGCCTACTTACACTAGGATTCAATTATGGGATTAGGGCAAGTGTATCCAGATATAGGCTCATGTTACATTATCATTGTGTCAGGGCTCAGTACCTTCTGATTTGGTTGTCCAGTTCTGCAAAGATGTGCAGAGAAGATCTCAAGCGGTATGACATCATGAAATGCCATTTCTAATGGTTAAAACCGTCGCATTGTATTCTTAAAAGGAAAAATTCAGATAAGAATGAGAATCTGGTGAAAACAATACATGTTCATCAAACTTAGATGTTCCTCAATATTCTATCAATTACAATAATCATTCATACTGTACCAAAATATCATTTGCAGAAGAATTGCTCATTATACAATGATATATTGGTAAACGAAGAGAGCAATTACTCATCATCCATCTGCTTATCTATCCTATTTAGTTTCACCCTGCTATATGCACACTATTGTatttaaatatgtttattttccaTGGTGCCGACATACATTTGTAGCTTCTGGTCGTTCTAATTTATTATTTTGATATACATGGTCAGTATTATCAATTTCGTCATCAAATCTTTTTGTCTTGGCCATTATGTGAATAAGGCAGTGCATTTGCTCACCTGTTTCAGGGATATACGGACTTTGGACGTTTTATCAGTTCTCGCTCTTTTATAACTGGTTCACAGCCTATTGACTTTATTCAGGTAACATTTCATGAATTTGAATCATTTTTCTCTACAACAAAGTAATGGCTACAATAACTCATTACCACATAGTTGAGGACGAGGCTTCACCTTCAATATAAGTATATAACATTCCTTGAGATTTTCTTAGACCTGTTAGGGGTCAGAGGTTTTGGTAGGTTTGCTGGCATctggttttcaagaaaaatcccatGATGTCTTTGTGCCTTATTCTGCATTTACTATGTTGGTAATAATGTTTCAGACTGATACATGTGGTTTATAAGCTCTCTCGTATGTGCCTCATTTCCCATCCTTTCTAATTGACATGCTCGAATTTTCTCATAAGTAGCAAAGGCCTGAACCTAGCATGGTGGCAGCCTGGCAGGTATGGGTGTATATACTCCCATCACCCAGGTTCCAGTTTTCTGCAACTCAAATATGCGCTACTTTCTCCTTTGTAGGTCCATTTGCTTTAAGGATAAGAAAGATTGGACAGGGATTATGAATTCATGATATAAAGTTAAATATCATTTGTGGTTCGAGAAAAGATGGATGACGGATAAGATAACTCAATTCTAACAGAAAAATACCTCTTCTAGGTATTCTAATATTTCTCTACCTCTTTTTCCCAAAGGAGACTTGGTGGGTTTTCCTCCTTTTCACGGGATATCTCTCTGTAATCCCATCTCTCTTCCCTTAGCAATAATTCCTGGCTAGAACAAACTCAGTAGTGATCAAACTGAAAAGAGAAGGCTACATGGAAGTAACACTGCCTGTGAAGTGTGAACATTTTGGAACATAAGAATGATTATAAAATCTAAACAGTTCATTGGGGTTAACAGAAAGGCATAAATGATACATAAGCCATTATACATAAGAATGATTGTTGTTGACTTATGATCTCCATTCATACAGCTTAGTTCTCTTGTGTTGCATCACAATTAGACTGTAAATATATTCATGAACAGATTTGATTACCATCATAACACTAACTTAATCAGCATGCATGTTCTAATTCCATACTTGCAACTCCAGACATTCCAATATGGAGATCTAGTGCACTGTGAAACTACTTTTGAGAAGATGGGCCGCACATCACAGGTTTGTGTCTAAATTCTGATCAGCTTCTTTCTTATTTTCACTACTTTTCGGATTTTTGTGGTCCCAATTTAGGCTTGTGGATGCATTTCTGAACATATTTCAGGTAAACATCATATGCGGTCAATGCCCAAATAAAGAATGCAAAGGTCTGttgatttttcttattttccatACACCTTTCTGATTCTTGGGGGGAgtactaactaaaatttgattatGGTTGGCTGCATATAACAAGTTTCTGATTCTTGCGGGGAGTACTAACTAAAATTGATAACTTTATTATAGGCAAACAAGGATGCATCTGTAGTATATCTTATGATGAACTGATGTGCAGGTAACCAGTTTACTTTATTTGCATTTTGGGTGAAGTTTTCTTTCTGATAATTGATGCAGTAGTTGTGGATTTTACCCAGTGCCTACTGCCTATActaattttcctttttagtttctTGTAAATGCATCCCATCCCTATTTTATGTTTGATGTACTAAGTACTAACTGCCAGGCTCTCCCTTGCTGTATTCAAAAAACTTGTAAGAGTTGGGGATGTTTTCATTTGTATAGAACTATTAGTGTGGAAGTAGTAACCGGATTCCAAAAAATTTTATGTTCGCTAGTAAACAGAATAATTGAACCAagattactatttttttagagGAAACCATGATTACTATTGAGTCTAGGTCTTCTCATCCAAGTTGTTCCCATGCTGTTAGCATGCCATGATAATATCTTGTAAAACGAAAGACAATATTGTGTTAAACTTTGAAGCGGTTTAGCACAAACTTTTTTAGACACAAGAAGAGGAATAGATGGACAAGgatgtaatcatgtaaattgCTTTGAACAGAATGGTGCCAAACTTTGTAGAGAATATGACTGATATAAACATGATTCTCTAAAATCAAAGAAAATAAAGTTTGAACATTGAGTATGATATATATTTCAAATCTGTGATTGCTTCTTGTTGTTTTGTTTTACTCCTTTTTTATATGttcttatatatgtttatagcattaTGGTGTTACTTGATTGATTCTAGTGTGTGCTTGACTGGTGGCTAAATGTGATCTTTCTGTCAGGGTGACTGTTGAACTTGCTATCCCATGTCCTAAAAGTGGTCCAAGAGTATTTAAGGGTTTCACTGTCGGATTCCATCCCCGGTCATCAGAGTTGGTAATGTTGGCTGATTGGCTTTTCTTATTTTTGGGGATCTTAACTATTATTTCAGTTTGTTTTACAAGTAATTTTGTTACCCTAGGTTTATAATGGATTGACTCAACTGGGATTTGAGCAATCTCATCATGAGTTCAGGTATTATCCTGTCAAAGTATTGTTAACTTTTAATTAGATGATGTTGGCCTATTTAAGCTTCAGCTTATCTGAATAGAAAATACGTAATTGGACACTTTGATTGCTTTCAGAAAAGAACTTTCATCAGGCTTAATATAGGATGCAGTGCCTAGAGAGGGTTGACTTGTTTTTAGGTGGGATTTCTGTAAGTTATTAAGTATAaagcctatatggttggttggacCCAGCTGTCTCTGTCTGTGGGGTGATCTAGTTGCTTGAGTAACCAGTTTGTTACTTAGTGGCTACAACAGATGCATGGCATGGGCTAGACCACTCAGGCACTGACCTGTCATTGTGGGAacttttgggggggggggatgatTAAATGAAACACCCCATATCCATCCAAATGCATGGATGGAAGGGAAGTCTTTAAACAAAATGCCATATGTTCAAGTCAAAAACTAGAGTTTGTTGTTTTGCCATGAATTCTGGTGCTATTAGTGGATCCAAGTAGGTGCTGAAATAAATGTAGGTCGGACAGGGTAATAATCAAAGCTTATTCTGATGCATATTATGTAAGAAAAACTTGGACATGATTCAAAACGTGATTGAGTGATGGATAGTCCTAAAATGGTTGATTGGATGAATGTAacacaatatatatagatatattttttgttatttCCCAGTACatgtgaaaattttcaactagtCCTAAACTCCCAGAATTTCTGCTGTGAAATTTTAAACAACCGCTACATTATTTACATGTAATTTCCATTGCATTATTCTGTTTTCTGTGCAGCTTTCAGGGTGAGCAGAGTCATGTATCCCTGTATCTTAGTGCAGTGTTTTCACTCTCAGGACTTGTTGGAAAACCTTCCTTGAAGGTAGGGAAAAAAGGATTTAGGCCATAAAAACAACACTTTTTCCATATGTTTTTCTTCATTGATGAAATGTTTTTTTCCCATCAGATTTCGTACTTTTGTGATGTTGTATGTTGCTCCGTGTTAGTGACCACTTCATCAGTGCAGTCAAGCCTAGCTTAGTTGATAATAATACTGCAGTTGTCATTAGTAGAACTGTACTGTATACATGTAACTTTTAAACCATTTTATTGAACCAGGTTAATCCAGTTAAAGGGCTTGATGTGACACTGACAGGATCAGGGACCAACGGTGCTATGCCTACTACCCTGTCCCCTACAATTCTGAATGTGATCTGGAGATGTTAGTTGCATCCTTGTCTCTCCGAACAGATGCATTGATACATTCAATGTATGAGCTTGTTTTCTATATTTTGTAGGTGAAATCGCGCGGAGCAGTCCTTATGAGGTCaacattttgattccagtagaaggCTATGATCCAATTGAATTTACGCTCACCAAAGAATGTGGTTGGTTCGACCACATAATTGTCAGTTCTACATAAGTGCATATTGACTTCTAGTCGCATTTAGACACATTTCAATTGAGAAAATTTCGTACGTTAGAAATCCGATGGGTTTAGTTTTCAATAATATGGGACataaatttaagaaaaataaaaaaaactaacattcATTTTAACTTAGTGTAGTTTGCAATTCTATGATTAGCACCATCTGAATATTTGCTCTGTAGATTGGACAAGTGTGTTCCTATCTTGAAGTCAAGAAGTCAAGATATTTATGGCAATCAttagtttattatatttatcttgAAGATGAATAACTACTAAAAGCTGCATATAACTAGTATTGTGATACAAGCAAGGTGAACAAAAGTTAGTTGATTAGTCTTACAATTCTCATCTTCCTTGTTCAAAAATGCACAGATATATTTCAGTTTGATTACCCTGTGAGTTATGCATTTGTTTGTTTGT encodes the following:
- the LOC4325126 gene encoding uncharacterized protein isoform X2 translates to MLAGWETLASCPASVIHSLIKVLLVVTFMQWPATAIVVVPNSNCFTFDNNSRLVDFADLIGKNFEYNEKGSVPSDLVVQFCKDVQRRSQAGYTDFGRFISSRSFITGSQPIDFIQTFQYGDLVHCETTFEKMGRTSQVNIICGQCPNKECKGKQGCICSISYDELMCRVTVELAIPCPKSGPRVFKGFTVGFHPRSSELVYNGLTQLGFEQSHHEFSFQGEQSHVSLYLSAVFSLSGLVGKPSLKVNPVKGLDVTLTGSGTNGAMPTTLSPTILNVIWRCEIARSSPYEVNILIPVEGYDPIEFTLTKECVHIQEKESNPMRGWATFGIISCIFIVLSSLLCCGGFIYKTRVQHQSGLYALPGMTILSAFLDAVGGPSYMRADDHGGNHASQASWERMPGTSQAAEHGTKDRRYGSL
- the LOC4325126 gene encoding uncharacterized protein isoform X6 yields the protein MLAGWETLASCPASVIHSLIKVLLVVTFMQWPATAIVVVPNSNCFTFDNNSRLVDFADLIGKNFEYNEKGSVPSDLVVQFCKDVQRRSQAGYTDFGRFISSRSFITGSQPIDFIQTFQYGDLVHCETTFEKMGRTSQVNIICGQCPNKECKGKQGCICSISYDELMCRVTVELAIPCPKSGPRVFKGFTVGFHPRSSELVYNGLTQLGFEQSHHEFSFQGEQSHVSLYLSAVFSLSGLVGKPSLKVNPVKGLDVTLTGSGTNGAMPTTLSPTILNVIWRCEIARSSPYEVNILIPVEGYDPIEFTLTKECASLCCQVYFVVEVSSTKHVSNISLVYMRCLG
- the LOC4325126 gene encoding uncharacterized protein isoform X5 translates to MLAGWETLASCPASVIHSLIKVLLVVTFMQWPATAIVVVPNSNCFTFDNNSRLVDFADLIGKNFEYNEKGSVPSDLVVQFCKDVQRRSQAGYTDFGRFISSRSFITGSQPIDFIQTFQYGDLVHCETTFEKMGRTSQVNIICGQCPNKECKGKQGCICSISYDELMCRVTVELAIPCPKSGPRVFKGFTVGFHPRSSELVYNGLTQLGFEQSHHEFSFQGEQSHVSLYLSAVFSLSGLVGKPSLKVNPVKGLDVTLTGSGTNGAMPTTLSPTILNVIWRCEIARSSPYEVNILIPVEGYDPIEFTLTKECGWFDHIILHCVVKSTLLWRFHLQNTCPTSVWFICAAWDDHLVCLPRCGWWTKLHESR
- the LOC4325126 gene encoding uncharacterized protein isoform X1, coding for MLAGWETLASCPASVIHSLIKVLLVVTFMQWPATAIVVVPNSNCFTFDNNSRLVDFADLIGKNFEYNEKGSVPSDLVVQFCKDVQRRSQAGYTDFGRFISSRSFITGSQPIDFIQTFQYGDLVHCETTFEKMGRTSQVNIICGQCPNKECKGKQGCICSISYDELMCRVTVELAIPCPKSGPRVFKGFTVGFHPRSSELVYNGLTQLGFEQSHHEFSFQGEQSHVSLYLSAVFSLSGLVGKPSLKVNPVKGLDVTLTGSGTNGAMPTTLSPTILNVIWRCEIARSSPYEVNILIPVEGYDPIEFTLTKECVHIQEKESNPMRGWATFGIISCMYVCLELCKLASQQCFIVLSSLLCCGGFIYKTRVQHQSGLYALPGMTILSAFLDAVGGPSYMRADDHGGNHASQASWERMPGTSQAAEHGTKDRRYGSL
- the LOC4325126 gene encoding uncharacterized protein isoform X3, with the protein product MQWPATAIVVVPNSNCFTFDNNSRLVDFADLIGKNFEYNEKGSVPSDLVVQFCKDVQRRSQAGYTDFGRFISSRSFITGSQPIDFIQTFQYGDLVHCETTFEKMGRTSQVNIICGQCPNKECKGKQGCICSISYDELMCRVTVELAIPCPKSGPRVFKGFTVGFHPRSSELVYNGLTQLGFEQSHHEFSFQGEQSHVSLYLSAVFSLSGLVGKPSLKVNPVKGLDVTLTGSGTNGAMPTTLSPTILNVIWRCEIARSSPYEVNILIPVEGYDPIEFTLTKECVHIQEKESNPMRGWATFGIISCMYVCLELCKLASQQCFIVLSSLLCCGGFIYKTRVQHQSGLYALPGMTILSAFLDAVGGPSYMRADDHGGNHASQASWERMPGTSQAAEHGTKDRRYGSL
- the LOC4325126 gene encoding uncharacterized protein isoform X4, with the translated sequence MQWPATAIVVVPNSNCFTFDNNSRLVDFADLIGKNFEYNEKGSVPSDLVVQFCKDVQRRSQAGYTDFGRFISSRSFITGSQPIDFIQTFQYGDLVHCETTFEKMGRTSQVNIICGQCPNKECKGKQGCICSISYDELMCRVTVELAIPCPKSGPRVFKGFTVGFHPRSSELVYNGLTQLGFEQSHHEFSFQGEQSHVSLYLSAVFSLSGLVGKPSLKVNPVKGLDVTLTGSGTNGAMPTTLSPTILNVIWRCEIARSSPYEVNILIPVEGYDPIEFTLTKECVHIQEKESNPMRGWATFGIISCIFIVLSSLLCCGGFIYKTRVQHQSGLYALPGMTILSAFLDAVGGPSYMRADDHGGNHASQASWERMPGTSQAAEHGTKDRRYGSL